A genome region from Brienomyrus brachyistius isolate T26 chromosome 23, BBRACH_0.4, whole genome shotgun sequence includes the following:
- the LOC125718812 gene encoding homeobox protein NOBOX-like: MEENESMSDFDGTSLLCKEEEELEEVEDVVEHCCHGNPEEENEENVVVVVVEEEEEEREEDEREAADGRAEHRDEEATGVGEEPSPVSPATHEDLGALMRGEPEAPVGMTTVCEQADAELLLSSSSPPEHTGDLLCAGGLPISPGGPQGSHLLKRSYDDGSPTLQVQAPLLSELDPDPLKVPKVANLGELQPLQVNFTQVYPTRHYTRYAARGRGAFLQYPAVPVVGTVGEAAEPVMPPGPKKKTRTLYTTDQLEELERLFQDDHYPDSDKRKEIAAVVGVTPQRIMVWFQNRRAKWRKAEKASTKLDRRQPAGGRAKSAAALLHAPAPPARSSMHVTQAMTRLLPQPAQMLPHYSSILPTCLSPSGEPAGGDAGPQSMVSTGLVGGTAEYMPPLMVSPPPLRRASLPLLPSYPPPSHLAPLLLDTPDSGSALPHPDGGSKEGPGFIQQNDGAGTSSSLFSYGEGIGSSMKVDAQHYLHTGHQGGALSYQLSSYPQQHSGLLPTSSLAQYPRMSYLVPPSSSLTPTPPDNNPSYLTFAGGGSGAVVSYASAGHAFFQAQSSSQILLPSGVHAYQTCPWGEVYNQPNQYPATVFHRSQYAGLGHESSLYQPSTGPGLLPAQHYVPLQRPAAVLGPSLLLHPQKAPVAPSGGFQTPTSSVLRPQYQNPDRMEEADSVAARVNLDAAPGTVKVEYEPTPESGATQLSESRPMGSDAGFDCDFSPIHF, translated from the exons ATGGAAGAAAACGAATCAATGAGTGATTTTG ACGGCACCAGTTTGCTGTGcaaggaagaggaggagctggaggaagtGGAAGACGTGGTGGAACATTGTTGTCATGGAAACCCAGAGGAGGAGAATGAGGAGAACGTGGTGGTAgtcgtggtggaggaggaggaggaggaacgtGAAGAGGACGAGAGAGAAGCAGCGGATGGCAGGGCTGAGCACAGAGATGAGGAGGCAACGGGAGTGGGAGAGGAGCCATCGCCTGTGTCCCCCGCCACTCACGAGGACCTGGGGGCGCTGATGAGGGGGGAGCCAGAGGCTCCCGTTGGCATGACAACGGTGTGCGAACAGGCAGATGCAGAGTTACTGCTGAGCTCCTCATCACCCCCAGAGCACACGGGGGACTTGCTGTGTGCCGGGGGCCTGCCCATCTCCCCCGGGGGACCTCAGGGCTCACATCTGTTAAAGCGGTCCTATGACGATGGGAGCCCCACACTGCAGGTCCAGGCACCCCTGCTTTCAGAGCTGGACCCCGACCCTCTCAAAGTACCCAAGGTGGCAAATCTTGGCGAGTTACAGCCCCTGCAGGTGAACTTTACGCAGGTGTACCCCACGCGCCACTACACACGGTACGCTGCCCGTGGCCGCGGTGCCTTCCTGCAGTACCCAGCAGTGCCTGTGGTGGGCACTGTGGGGGAGGCTGCTGAGCCAGTCATGCCCCCTGGACCGAAGAAGAAAACGCGCACCCTCTACACCACTG ACCAACTGGAGGAACTGGAGCGCCTCTTCCAGGATGACCACTACCCCGACAGCGACAAACGCAAAGAAATTGCGGCAGTCGTTGGCGTAACGCCCCAGAGGATCATG GTGTGGTTTCAAAACCGGCGAGCCAAGTGGCGCAAAGCTGAGAAAGCCAGCACGAAACTGGACCGCAGGCAGCCCGCGGGAGGCCGCGCCAAATCAGCTGCCGCCCTGCTGCATGCGCCGGCCCCCCCCGCCAG gtccagcatgcacGTGACCCAGGCAATGACGCGCTTGCTGCCACAGCCAGCGCAAATGCTGCCCCACTACAGCAGCATCCTGCCGACCTGCCTGAGTCCGTCAG GtgaaccagcaggtggcgacgCAGGGCCTCAGTCTATGGTGTCCACTGGTTTGGTGGGGGGCACAGCTGAGTACATGCCcccactgatggtcagccctCCGCCTCTGCGCCGTGCCAGCCTGCCCCTGCTGCCCTcctaccccccacccagccacctGGCCCCCCTCCTGCTGGACACCCCAGACAGTGGCtctgccctcccccaccctgaTGGAGGCAGCAAGGAAGGACCGGGGTTCATCCAGCAGAACGACGGAGCCGG GACGTCCAGTTCGCTGTTCAGCTATGGGGAAGGAATCGGCAGCTCCATGAAGGTGGACGCACAGCATTACCTCCACACTGGCCACCAGGGCGGCGCGCTCTCCTACCAGCTTTCCTCCTACCCCCAGCAGCATAGTGGCCTGCTACCCACCTCGAGCCTGGCCCAGTACCCCCGCATGTCCTACCTTGTCCCTCCATCCTCCAGTCTGACACCCACCCCGCCTGATAACAACCCATCCTATCTCACatttgctggggggggcagtggggctgTAGTGAGCTACGCCTCTGCTGGACACGCTTTCTTCCAGGCCCAGAGCAGCAGTCAGATACTGCTGCCGTCAGGGGTGCACG CGTACCAGACGTGCCCATGGGGTGAGGTTTACAACCAGCCCAACCAGTACCCAGCCACTGTTTTCCACCGGTCCCAATACGCAGGACTGGGTCACGAGTCGAGCTTGTACCAGCCCAGCACAGGCCCTGGTCTGCTCCCTGCCCAGCACTACGTCCCACTGCAGAGGCCAGCGGCTGTGCTCGGTCCCAGCCTGCTCCTGCACCCCCAGAAAGCCCCCGTCGCCCCCTCAGGGGGGTTCCAGACACCCACGTCTTCGGTCCTGCGGCCGCAGTACCAGAACCCGGACAGGATGGAGGAGGCCGACAGTGTGGCGGCCAGAGTAAACCTGGACGCAGCTCCTGGTACCGTGAAGGTGGAATATGAACCCACACCAGAGTCCGGCGCGACCCAACTGTCAGAGTCTCGGCCCATGGGGTCTGACGCCGGCTTTGACTGTGACTTCTCACCCATCCATTTCTGA
- the sdc3 gene encoding syndecan-3 has protein sequence MKLPCWMALASLLLPLGDLALGQSPSPFTEGRRPADLEGSGNDEFFDDEDLFSGSGSGFPDVEVKPTGAKVPFTTEEPPPLPTTQATSPAPSAPPAAEPSGGPGDSATQWESEWERESYMEQEREKEREMERERQMERERQREMERERQRELERERQRELERERQRQIERDRQRQLEREREREQEMEREKKKLARLPLTTDSPRIHAAVPMATTSFATTPVQTTALSATEEFTASGKDDDDMFIPVDPTETELPTQATSDAATSATTAPSTPAPTEAQTTPPSTTTPSTMAQRPHRPQTVPTTRRSRPPPTSTAQPRTPDQGLGNEVTGAGPSGDSEIVEEDGHQSNEVGPDVKDVADGGAEADLTGNTVDSGSSAAQLPQKNILERKEVLIAVIVGGVVGALFAAFLVMLLVYRMKKKDEGSYTLEEPKQATVTYQKPDKQEEFYA, from the exons GGTCAAAGCCCGTCACCCTTCACGGAGGGCCGGCGACCCGCTGACCTCGAGGGTTCTGGGAATGATGAGTTCTTCGACGATGAAGACCTGTTCTCTGGCTCCGGATCCGGCT TCCCAGACGTGGAAGTGAAACCCACAGGAGCCAAAGTGcccttcaccacagaggagcccccccccctgcccaccaCGCAAGCCacctcccccgccccctcagCCCCGCCTGCCGCCGAGCCCAGCGGCGGCCCTGGAGACAGCGCCACCCAGTGGGAGAGCGAGTGGGAGAGGGAGAGCTACatggagcaggagagagagaaagagagggagatggagagggagagacagatggagagagagagacagcgggagatggagagagagagacagagggaattggagagagagagacagcgggaactggagagagagaggcagcggcaaatagagagagacagacagcggcagctggagagggaaagagagagggagcaagaaatggagagagagaagaaaaagcTGGCAAGACTGCCCCTGACCACGGATTCTCCCAGAATTCATGCTGCTGTTCCCATGGCGACGACCAGCTTTGCGACAACGCCGGTGCAGACCACAGCACTGTCTGCCACGGAGGAGTTCACCGCCAGCGGGAAGGATGACGACGACATGTTCATCCCCGTGGATCCCACAGAGACAGAACTTCCCACGCAGGCCACCTCGGACGCCGCCACCTCTGCTACGACTGCCCCCAGCACCCCCGCCCCCACTGAGGCCCAAACCACGCCCCCCAGCACCACAACCCCCAGCACCATGGCTCAGCGGCCACACCGGCCCCAGACCGTGCCCACGACGCGCAGATCACGGCCTCCACCCACCTCCACCGCCCAG CCCCGCACTCCTGACCAGGGGCTCGGCAATGAGGTGACCGGAGCAGGGCCCAGCGGCGATTCCGAGATCGTGGAAGAGGATGGTCACCAGAGCAACGAGGTGGGCCCAGATGTCAAAGATGTGGCCGACGGGGGGGCAGAAGCAGACCTGACGGGAAACACTGTGGACTCAGGAAGCTCCGCGGCACAGCTGCCCCAGAAGAACATTCTGGAGAGGAAGGAGGTCCTCATAG CGGTGATCGTGGGTGGCGTGGTGGGGGCACTGTTCGCCGCCTTTCTGGTCATGCTGCTGGTCTATCGCATGAAGAAGAAGGACGAGGGCAGCTACACGCTGGAGGAGCCCAAGCAAGCCACAGTCACCTACCAGAAGCCCGACAAGCAGGAGGAGTTCTATGCATAA